The genomic DNA AAACGTGCAGAAGAAAAAAGTGGTTTGAATTGCGATGTAGATTATGCAAAATCGGCTTTCAAACAAACAAGAGCTTTGTATGGCAAAGAAAATGGGATTCAAGCACATACAGTGATTCAATCTTTTAAACCTAACGAAGTCACACCAGAACAATGTAATCAACTAGGTTTAGAATTAGCCGAGAAGATAGCACCGAATCATCAAGTAGCAGTTTATACGCATACAGATAAAGACCATTATCACAATCATATTGTGATTAATTCAGTTGATTTAGAAACTGGTAAGAAATATCAAAGTAATAAAAAACAACGTGAATTAGTTAAACAAGAGAATGATAATGTCTGTCGTGAACATGGTTTGAGTGTGACAGAGCGTGGCACTGCCAAAATGAGATACACACAAGCAGAAAAAGGCATTGTGTTTGATAGAGATGAATATTCTTGGAAAGATGAATTGCGTGATCACATTGAAAATGCAAAAGCTCATACAAGCAATTTAGAGACGTTTTCAGAGCATTTAAAAGAAAAAGGCATAGAAGTTAAACTTCGTGGCGAAACAATCTCATATAAGCCTGAAAATGCAAATAAATGGGTACGTGGAAGAACGCTAGGTTCAGATTATGAAAAAGGGGCGATTGACTATGAGCATGAAAGACATCAAGAACAACAAAGAGAACCCGAATACGCAGACGGAATCAAAGTCAATTGGGATGTACTCGAACAACACACAAAACAACTTAAGCAGCGAAGAGTTGAAC from Staphylococcus kloosii includes the following:
- a CDS encoding relaxase/mobilization nuclease domain-containing protein, which gives rise to MATTKLGNTKSASRAINYAEKRAEEKSGLNCDVDYAKSAFKQTRALYGKENGIQAHTVIQSFKPNEVTPEQCNQLGLELAEKIAPNHQVAVYTHTDKDHYHNHIVINSVDLETGKKYQSNKKQRELVKQENDNVCREHGLSVTERGTAKMRYTQAEKGIVFDRDEYSWKDELRDHIENAKAHTSNLETFSEHLKEKGIEVKLRGETISYKPENANKWVRGRTLGSDYEKGAIDYEHERHQEQQREPEYADGIKVNWDVLEQHTKQLKQRRVERAQETKQAHRKLSGRNAGESENERERTRSNNIEIERDGGGLSL